A single region of the Calonectris borealis chromosome 21, bCalBor7.hap1.2, whole genome shotgun sequence genome encodes:
- the SPACA9 gene encoding sperm acrosome-associated protein 9 → MNELKEALRNIEQNHKLFLQQQFTFIGALQRTRENAHDMIRPVASISQVQSYMDHHCNNSTDRRILNMFLNICNDLSKLCHKLETLHSGNNITNGILERCKLLLSHSNDLSTIRAKYPHDVVNHLSCDEAKNHYGGVVSLIPIVLDCMKEWVTHTEKLPRHLLYKASGGSAISEKRAPQDAPARAAISQTPPSTHLEAQISASNKDNVQVQGSKHIQKNINDTENHSGKLKGPWKPPGRHAF, encoded by the exons ATGAATGAGCTAAAGGAGGCTCTAAGAAACATAGAGCAGAACCACAAGCTCTTTCTGCAGCAGCAATTTACGTTTATCGGAGCACTGCAACGCACCCGAGAGAATGCACATGACATGATCAGACCTGTGGCAAGCATCAGCCAG GTACAGTCCTACATGGACCATCACTGTAACAATTCCACAGACAGGCGTATCCTCAACATGTTCCTAAACATCTGCAATGATCTAAGCAAGCTCTGCCACAAGCTGGAAACTCTGCATTCTGGTAACAACATAACCAATGGCATTTTGGAGAGATGCAAGCTGCTCCTTAGCCACAGCAACGATCTGAGCACCATCCGAGCTAA ATACCCCCATGATGTTGTGAATCACCTGAGCTGTGATGAAGCAAAGAATCATTATGGAGGTGTGGTGAGCCTCATCCCCATCGTTCTAGACTGCATGAAGGAGTGGGTAACCCACACTGAGAAGCTGCCACGGCACTTGCTGTATAAAGCGAGTGGTGGAAGTGCTATCTCTGAGAAGAGGGCACCCCAGGATGCACCAGCTAGGGCAGCCATTTCCCAAACACCACCTTCTACGCACCTTGAAGCTCAGATCTCAGCTAGTAACAAAGATAATGTACAAGTGCAGGGGAGCAAGCACATCCAGAAGAACATAAATGACACAGAAAATCACAGTGGGAAACTTAAAGGTCCCTGGAAACCACCAGGTAGACACGCCTTTTAA